The Luteolibacter arcticus genome includes a window with the following:
- a CDS encoding pilus assembly PilX N-terminal domain-containing protein, giving the protein MINKASRRGRQSRGFALVVSLSLMVLLTVLAVGLLTLSTISVRSSSHGEAMAVAKANARLAVMLAVGDLQKFAGPDKRVTATSSILPGNPANDKWVGVWRTDALKGEAAGTGIIRTDTRSGTGYTDRRQGQTYKAPDQVLTWLVSGMNGTNADPTVALADADSVKVRSGSSPIRVRKTVVANPAKGAFAYHVSDESTKARLNLEDPYQASQPDSAKPSDNGMRRWLSPQTSDGTAFFQGEALEVGEAAKVVSRNQLMLSPVAGGMALSDFRTYGLEHDDEFTTSSRSLLADPMGGGLKGDLTAYLENGVAPALGPITAITDTTALNGILGTTRTKSGPKFGMLRNWYDLRKQVSRSGGDFSIATQLPNTTGQGNVNIVDPGVKFVKPVIQPVMTEAVYYLNHVLEGAPASSRLIELIYPRVVLWNPFSVKMKTTGHVVLFEFYRGQTIDCTYKDTNGTDVTKSINNSTSPGQKARLLGFYVPPTDFEPGEALTFSSPGGNRPFNANDLRSNALTASASPADLGCFTNEWASNTLGAVNQSTLVLKYNQGGNTYWNGSKIDGRTQTITLHALSGSGAATATSLLSSNGSPAVRQLSMDNFSRDNNGRWLPDYTKRNIRHFSDVKNGKIPPDSLLAYGGRFRFQYETYSNRVHGGPNKEPWYGALLAHHNINAPNIHRWPTDNMFGMQYTAMTGGEMSTFGPHLYTYGVCAQARQWSPWLDPEVMPRRAPSGSMYRTAVFTDASFATASSVYPVYDIPLPDTPLTSLGALQHVPLSPFTWHPTHAIGNSIPSPFVPVGNFTSNPERTETTQWTDKVSKLTSSNNPDITGFNQVPREVLVNDLSFELNQALWDRYFLSAIPRTGNGWDGDRWDSTMPLPNSRLVINSAVPQADNQSELLDFHRSAQALLLDGGFNVNSTSVTAWKSLLRSFRKVNVPGDSNSDPDEGAGFPGHLITRGSSTPSALDASSDRFWRDYRKLSDEEIDTLAVAIVAQVKKRAPFLGVADFVNRRLGTTSDATKAETVFAGTLQAALDQTTQINDNGTNNAELKLPDSNAAANQFNYGAPYWGGPALTPIVQQYSVYHSRPRGATRPEGFDAASQLTQADILQQLGPVLVARGDTFVVRACGEAHDANGNLTAKVWCEAVVQRSPVPITPDPSTNGLNPLVEANKTDWGRRYVIESFRWLAPSEI; this is encoded by the coding sequence CGGTCTGGCACCGGCTACACCGACCGCCGCCAAGGCCAGACCTACAAAGCCCCCGACCAAGTCCTCACCTGGCTGGTGAGCGGCATGAACGGCACGAACGCGGACCCGACAGTGGCCCTCGCGGACGCGGACTCGGTGAAGGTTCGCTCCGGAAGTTCGCCCATCCGGGTGCGAAAAACCGTCGTGGCCAACCCGGCGAAGGGCGCATTCGCCTACCACGTTTCCGACGAGAGCACCAAGGCGCGGCTCAATCTCGAGGACCCCTATCAGGCCTCCCAGCCGGACTCGGCGAAGCCTTCGGACAATGGGATGCGCCGCTGGCTCTCACCGCAGACGTCCGACGGCACGGCATTTTTCCAAGGGGAGGCGTTGGAGGTCGGGGAGGCCGCCAAGGTCGTCAGCCGGAACCAGCTGATGCTGTCGCCGGTGGCCGGAGGGATGGCCCTCTCGGATTTCCGGACGTATGGCCTGGAGCACGACGATGAATTCACCACCTCCAGCCGCTCGCTGCTCGCGGATCCCATGGGCGGTGGGCTCAAGGGAGACCTGACCGCGTACCTGGAGAATGGCGTCGCCCCGGCGCTTGGGCCCATTACAGCCATCACCGACACCACCGCGCTGAACGGCATCCTCGGCACCACGCGGACGAAGTCGGGCCCGAAGTTCGGCATGCTGCGCAACTGGTATGACCTGCGGAAGCAAGTCAGCCGCTCCGGCGGTGATTTCAGCATCGCCACCCAACTCCCGAATACCACCGGCCAAGGCAACGTGAACATCGTGGATCCCGGTGTGAAATTCGTGAAGCCGGTCATCCAGCCCGTGATGACCGAGGCGGTGTATTACCTCAATCACGTGCTGGAAGGAGCGCCAGCCTCCAGCCGCCTCATCGAGCTGATCTATCCGCGGGTGGTGCTATGGAACCCGTTCTCGGTCAAAATGAAGACCACCGGCCATGTCGTGCTCTTCGAATTCTACCGCGGCCAAACCATCGACTGCACTTACAAGGACACCAATGGCACGGACGTTACGAAAAGCATCAACAACAGCACCAGCCCCGGTCAGAAGGCGCGGCTGCTGGGCTTCTACGTCCCGCCCACCGACTTCGAGCCCGGCGAGGCGCTGACCTTCAGCTCGCCCGGCGGAAACCGGCCTTTCAACGCCAACGACCTGCGGAGCAACGCGCTCACGGCCAGCGCCAGCCCCGCCGATCTCGGCTGCTTCACCAACGAGTGGGCGTCAAACACCCTCGGGGCCGTGAACCAATCGACGTTGGTGCTCAAGTATAACCAAGGTGGAAACACCTATTGGAACGGTAGCAAGATCGACGGCCGCACCCAGACGATCACCCTTCACGCCCTCAGCGGGAGCGGGGCAGCGACGGCCACCAGCCTGCTGAGCAGCAACGGCAGCCCGGCGGTCCGGCAGCTCTCCATGGACAACTTCTCGCGGGACAACAATGGCCGCTGGCTGCCCGACTACACCAAGCGGAACATCCGCCATTTTTCCGACGTGAAGAACGGCAAGATTCCGCCCGACTCGCTGCTCGCCTACGGCGGACGCTTCCGCTTCCAGTACGAAACCTACTCCAACCGCGTCCACGGTGGTCCGAACAAGGAGCCGTGGTATGGTGCCCTGCTCGCCCATCACAACATCAACGCGCCGAACATCCACCGCTGGCCCACCGACAACATGTTCGGCATGCAGTACACCGCGATGACGGGGGGCGAAATGAGCACCTTCGGCCCTCACCTCTACACCTATGGCGTCTGCGCCCAAGCCCGCCAATGGTCGCCATGGCTGGATCCGGAAGTGATGCCGCGCCGCGCCCCCTCGGGATCGATGTATCGCACCGCAGTATTCACCGACGCCTCCTTTGCCACCGCCAGCAGCGTCTATCCGGTGTATGACATCCCCTTGCCGGACACGCCGTTGACCAGCCTTGGCGCCCTGCAGCACGTCCCCCTCTCGCCGTTCACCTGGCATCCGACCCATGCCATCGGAAACTCGATCCCGTCGCCATTCGTCCCGGTGGGCAACTTCACTTCGAACCCGGAAAGAACCGAAACGACGCAGTGGACCGACAAGGTTTCCAAGCTCACCTCTTCCAACAATCCCGACATCACCGGCTTCAACCAGGTGCCCAGGGAGGTGCTGGTCAACGATCTCTCGTTCGAACTGAACCAGGCCTTGTGGGACCGCTACTTCCTGTCCGCCATCCCGCGGACCGGTAACGGCTGGGACGGTGATCGCTGGGATTCAACCATGCCTCTTCCGAATTCGCGGCTCGTCATCAACTCCGCCGTCCCACAGGCCGACAACCAGTCCGAGCTCCTCGACTTCCATCGCTCCGCCCAGGCGCTCTTGCTGGACGGTGGCTTCAACGTGAACTCCACCAGCGTCACTGCCTGGAAGAGCCTGCTGCGCTCGTTCCGCAAGGTGAACGTTCCGGGAGATTCTAACTCCGACCCTGACGAAGGAGCCGGATTTCCAGGCCACCTCATCACCCGCGGCTCCTCCACACCAAGCGCTCTCGATGCCTCCAGCGACCGTTTCTGGCGTGACTATCGCAAGCTTTCGGATGAGGAAATCGACACCTTGGCGGTGGCCATCGTGGCTCAGGTGAAGAAGCGCGCGCCGTTCCTCGGGGTCGCGGATTTCGTCAACCGCCGTCTCGGCACCACGTCGGACGCCACCAAGGCGGAAACGGTCTTCGCGGGAACCCTCCAGGCCGCTTTGGATCAGACGACCCAGATCAACGATAACGGCACCAACAACGCAGAACTGAAGCTGCCGGACTCCAACGCAGCCGCCAACCAATTCAACTACGGAGCACCCTACTGGGGTGGTCCCGCCCTCACCCCGATCGTGCAGCAGTACTCCGTGTACCACTCGCGTCCCCGAGGTGCGACGCGCCCCGAAGGCTTCGACGCCGCCTCGCAGCTCACCCAGGCCGACATCCTCCAGCAGCTCGGGCCGGTGCTCGTCGCCCGCGGCGACACCTTCGTCGTCCGCGCCTGCGGCGAAGCCCACGACGCGAACGGCAATCTCACTGCCAAGGTCTGGTGCGAGGCGGTCGTGCAGCGTTCGCCGGTCCCCATCACGCCCGATCCTTCGACCAACGGCCTCAATCCTCTCGTCGAGGCGAACAAAACCGACTGGGGCCGCCGTTATGTCATTGAGAGTTTCCGCTGGTTGGCCCCTAGTGAGATCTGA